A genomic segment from Dietzia psychralcaliphila encodes:
- the rplW gene encoding 50S ribosomal protein L23: MSTVADPRDVILAPVVSEKAYGLLEQGVYTFLVAPDSNKTQIKIALQEIFGVTVESVNTANRQGKRKRTRTGFGQRKSTKRAIVTLAADSKPIEIPGLTA; the protein is encoded by the coding sequence GTGAGCACCGTCGCCGATCCCCGGGACGTGATCCTCGCCCCCGTCGTCTCCGAGAAGGCCTATGGCCTGCTCGAGCAGGGCGTATACACGTTCCTGGTCGCCCCGGACTCCAACAAGACGCAGATCAAGATCGCCCTCCAGGAGATCTTCGGCGTCACGGTTGAGTCCGTCAACACCGCCAACCGTCAGGGCAAGCGTAAGCGCACCCGCACCGGGTTCGGACAGCGCAAGAGCACCAAGCGCGCCATCGTGACCCTTGCGGCCGACAGCAAGCCCATCGAGATCCCGGGTCTGACCGCCTGA
- the rplD gene encoding 50S ribosomal protein L4, protein MTTTENTVNLKLDVRTPAGSANGSVELPAEIFGVEPNLPLMHQVVVAQLAAARQGTHSTKTRGEVRGGGRKPFRQKGTGRARQGSTRAPAYTGGGTVHGPKPRDYSQRTPKKMKAAALRGALSDRAASDRIHVVTEFVEGQIPSTAGVRDFLGSLSDRRKFLIVVGREDTAAWRSVGNLDHVHTIAPDQLNTYDVLRADDVVFTVEALDAFVSQASKRAAGTDNTAAKEADK, encoded by the coding sequence ATGACCACGACGGAGAACACCGTGAATCTCAAGCTTGACGTCCGTACCCCGGCCGGCTCGGCCAACGGGTCCGTCGAGCTCCCCGCCGAGATCTTCGGCGTCGAGCCCAACCTGCCCCTCATGCACCAGGTCGTCGTGGCGCAGCTCGCCGCGGCGCGCCAGGGCACGCACTCGACCAAGACCCGTGGCGAGGTGCGAGGCGGTGGCCGCAAGCCGTTCCGCCAGAAGGGCACCGGCCGCGCACGCCAGGGCTCGACCCGCGCCCCCGCCTACACCGGCGGTGGCACGGTCCACGGTCCGAAGCCGCGTGACTACTCGCAGCGCACGCCCAAGAAGATGAAGGCCGCCGCGCTCCGTGGTGCCCTGTCCGACCGGGCCGCCAGCGATCGCATCCACGTGGTCACCGAGTTCGTCGAGGGTCAGATCCCGTCGACGGCCGGCGTGCGGGACTTCCTCGGAAGCCTGTCCGACCGCAGGAAGTTCCTGATCGTGGTGGGCCGCGAGGACACCGCAGCCTGGCGTTCGGTGGGCAACCTGGACCACGTCCACACCATCGCTCCGGATCAGCTCAACACCTACGACGTACTGCGTGCAGACGACGTCGTGTTCACCGTTGAGGCTCTGGACGCGTTCGTGTCGCAGGCCAGCAAGCGCGCCGCAGGCACCGATAACACCGCCGCGAAGGAGGCCGACAAGTGA